The following nucleotide sequence is from Triticum dicoccoides isolate Atlit2015 ecotype Zavitan unplaced genomic scaffold, WEW_v2.0 scaffold39694, whole genome shotgun sequence.
GGGGGGTGGtttaggggagggcggggcggcgaggcggtcgCGGGAGGCGGGGGCCGGCGGTTAGGGCTGGGCTGGATCGGCGGTTGAAGACGGGAAGAAGAGACGGGAGGTTGAAGACGAACAATGTAGGTTGAATTTTGATCTAACGGTTGAGACAGGAGGAAGAGAATCGACTGACCCTTTCTACAATTTCAATCGACTGTCGCCTAGCCTCTCCCAGAGATGAACCTATGACGAATCAAGTGCCTATATACATGTAGACATTGTACATTCCAGAAGATAGTGCCTCCATAAATCCTCAGCGCCACACATACCGCATGAACTCGTAGTTGATGTTTTCTGATGGCAATGCACGTCCTCAGTGGGCAATGTTTAGCTAATCTCCACAGAAACGTTCTAACTTATCCTATTCATGAGATAAATGTGCTCGATCCTGGTAATCCTTAGGGCTGCGATGCACGTGGGCTTCGATCTGATCAAAGAATAAATTGGCCCACAATCCAGAAATGGTTATGGTACAAAAATAGTTCTAATACTTCCTCCAAAAAGCAAAAAGTGAGGCTAAATTCAGTTACTACATACGCTCGTATAAGCAGCCGCTTCAGGCAGCTTGGAACACAGAGATAATTTATATATAAGATTTGAACATTTTTCTGTATATTGTTACATACACTCACCATCAGTTCCTTATCTGGATATGATCTATCTAAAGACAGGATCTCGAGAAAATGCGTTTGTAAAACTGCTGTTCCATTTTGTTGGCACACAAGCACAACACAGGTTCAGGTTTTGTTGACAACTTGACATACTCACACCTCATGTTAAGAATGAATGCTGGATCAGGTGATATTTTCTGCAATGTGCAAACGTTTCCCCAAGAAGTGAAAACAGAAGCCAGAAATAGACAGGAGCGGAAATCTTGATACAAATTCGAGAAAACTACACACCAATGTTCAACCTTCTTTATACAATACTAATGAGAAACCATACACGACCGTAGCGGATACAACACTCTGACACACAGCTCTTGCTGAATGGGAATTTCACTCCTGGCACAGTTTTAGCAGGTTTGAACAACGATTTCGGTGGTACATATAGCAGTAGTGATGGTGATGTATACATCTCCATATTTTACAACATCAGTGCCGCATTCTAAGCAGCAACTAGTGTGGTCACGGCCGGAACCTGGACTTGCCCTGGAGTGGCCAGCTGACTGATGTTCGCCGGACGAATCCGGCCGCTTGCGAGCCCGGCAGTCAGGTCCTCCACTTCCACTTTCAGCACGTCTCGGCGGTTGCCAATGTCACCTGCATACCTGCTGACACAGTACACCCCGACAGCCATCACCGCCACTCCATAGATGTTCGTGGTTACTAGGCGGAAAGGGGTCGAAACCACAGCAGCAAGAGGGCCGCCGATGATGGACACAGCCTGCCCACTCTGCCCGAGCCCGACGTTGCCTTGCTCAGCCACAAGCAGACCAGTCTTGCAGTATATAGCAAAGTCTTCGCAGTTGTTCTTGAACAGGCTGTAGCACCTGAAACCATTGGTCAACAAGTATTTGGCACGTCGGACAACCACCTCGTCAGGATCAGTGGCAGCAAGTGtgcagatcccgcaaggaagaagaatgagtccatgaagaagacaaacagacgtagtcgaacggaacctcacaaacgcgacgttatcggaactaacccgaagaagcaatgccggaaagaagcaaacaacatagtaaacaaccaccacataagcatggcacgatgcacaaacaagtatgatgtatgtccggtttaaagaggcatgacatggcaaagtgcaacaaacaaaattacaaattaagtggagctcaacatgcaactccgttgcatattgacgaaacaccacatgacttatttagttcgatctcgtttatgtactcaacaatattaaatgt
It contains:
- the LOC119346107 gene encoding uncharacterized protein LOC119346107, which produces PCGICTLAATDPDEVVVRRAKYLLTNGFRCYSLFKNNCEDFAIYCKTGLLVAEQGNVGLGQSGQAVSIIGGPLAAVVSTPFRLVTTNIYGVAVMAVGVYCVSRYAGDIGNRRDVLKVEVEDLTAGLASGRIRPANISQLATPGQVQVPAVTTLVAA